Proteins from a genomic interval of Geodermatophilus obscurus DSM 43160:
- a CDS encoding HAD family hydrolase: protein MTTAPSGGTAPVPALPEPLVAGLEVLLCDADGNLFPSEEPAFVASADVTNRLLADLGVDRRFTPEELRLATTGMNFRTTSRRLAAEAGHPDLDVEQWVAEEKRAVTAHLGATLTPHEPTTAALTALSGYLRSAAVSSSALTRLAACFTATGLDGLIPPAVRFSAEDSLPVPTSKPDPAVYLHACEQLGIAPEAGLAVEDSVPGALSAVRAGCPTVGNLLFVPEAERAERAAALFDAGVLTVVDSWQQLADLLLPVLTRRAAGDLIPTGGDG, encoded by the coding sequence ATGACCACAGCCCCCTCCGGAGGCACCGCTCCGGTGCCCGCCCTCCCCGAGCCGCTCGTCGCGGGGCTCGAGGTCCTCCTCTGCGACGCCGACGGCAACCTGTTCCCCTCCGAGGAACCGGCCTTCGTCGCCTCCGCCGACGTGACCAACCGCCTCCTCGCCGACCTCGGCGTGGACCGCCGGTTCACCCCGGAGGAGCTGCGGCTGGCCACCACGGGCATGAACTTCCGGACGACGTCGCGCCGGCTGGCCGCCGAGGCCGGGCACCCCGACCTCGACGTCGAGCAGTGGGTCGCCGAGGAGAAGCGGGCCGTGACCGCGCACCTGGGCGCGACCCTCACCCCGCACGAGCCGACGACGGCCGCGCTCACCGCCCTGTCGGGGTACCTGCGCTCGGCCGCCGTGAGCTCCAGCGCGCTGACCCGGCTGGCCGCCTGCTTCACCGCCACCGGCCTCGACGGGCTCATCCCGCCCGCCGTGCGCTTCAGCGCCGAGGACTCGCTGCCGGTGCCGACCAGCAAGCCCGACCCGGCCGTCTACCTGCACGCCTGCGAGCAGCTGGGCATCGCGCCGGAGGCCGGGCTGGCGGTCGAGGACTCCGTTCCCGGCGCCCTGTCGGCGGTGCGGGCGGGCTGCCCGACCGTCGGCAACCTGCTCTTCGTCCCGGAGGCCGAGCGCGCCGAGCGCGCAGCGGCGCTGTTCGACGCCGGGGTGCTCACCGTGGTCGACTCCTGGCAGCAGCTGGCCGACCTGCTGCTCCCGGTGCTCACCCGCCGGGCCGCCGGCGACCTGATCCCCACGGGAGGAGATGGGTGA
- a CDS encoding mannitol dehydrogenase family protein, giving the protein MTTAEPITGPRAPARTPVSATLLPTAPGPEALQVRPLTQATLYSHGARIAVPTYDRAALTPSVVHLSVGGFSRAHQLIYFDELAERRISTGWGVVGVGLRQRHLQDALAPQDHLYTVVERSPDGERARVVGVMVDYLYAPDDPAAVLDRLSDPRTRLVTLTITPDGYLLDPQTRAFTADHPDVLRDLAEPHAPATVFGYLVEALDRRRKAGLAPFTVVSCDNLHRNGEAARASVVGLARLRDEVLARWITDGVAFPSSMVDRITPQTPPEERAALAARYGVDDRWPVVTEPFSQWFVEDTFSHGRPPLDEVGVRFVPDVGDYELMKTRLLNASHSALGHLGSLAGYDRMDELMGDPVFATYVERLMDDEVTPLLPQPDGVDLADYKRTLLQRFANPAIADRLSRLCRRGSAKLPQHLLPSLRQSLVEGRPAPLLLLAVAGWCRYLRGTDDDGRPLPLEDPRADELRALALAGGGDPRPLLGVRAVFGDLGDDPVVVAALTGAIETIDRLGARAAVAAALDVPALPLTR; this is encoded by the coding sequence ATGACCACGGCAGAGCCCATCACGGGGCCCCGGGCGCCGGCCCGCACCCCGGTTTCGGCCACGCTCCTCCCGACGGCCCCCGGGCCGGAGGCGCTGCAGGTCCGTCCGCTGACCCAGGCGACGCTGTACAGCCACGGCGCCCGGATCGCCGTCCCCACCTACGACCGCGCCGCCCTCACCCCGTCCGTCGTCCACCTCAGCGTGGGCGGCTTCTCCCGCGCCCACCAGCTCATCTACTTCGACGAGCTCGCCGAGCGGCGCATCTCCACCGGGTGGGGCGTCGTCGGCGTCGGCCTGCGGCAGCGGCACCTGCAGGACGCACTCGCCCCGCAGGACCACCTCTACACCGTCGTCGAGCGCAGTCCCGACGGTGAGCGCGCCCGCGTCGTCGGCGTGATGGTCGACTACCTCTACGCCCCCGACGACCCCGCGGCCGTCCTCGACCGGCTGAGCGACCCGCGCACCCGTCTCGTCACCCTCACCATCACCCCCGACGGCTACCTGCTCGACCCGCAGACCCGCGCGTTCACCGCCGACCACCCCGACGTCCTCCGCGACCTGGCCGAGCCGCACGCCCCGGCCACCGTCTTCGGCTACCTGGTCGAGGCCCTCGACCGGCGTCGGAAGGCGGGCCTGGCGCCGTTCACCGTCGTCTCCTGCGACAACCTGCACCGCAACGGCGAGGCCGCCCGCGCCTCCGTCGTCGGCCTCGCCCGGCTGCGCGACGAGGTGCTCGCCCGCTGGATCACCGACGGGGTGGCCTTCCCCAGCAGCATGGTCGACCGGATCACCCCGCAGACCCCGCCCGAGGAGCGGGCCGCCCTCGCCGCCCGCTACGGCGTCGACGACCGCTGGCCGGTCGTCACCGAGCCGTTCTCCCAGTGGTTCGTCGAGGACACCTTCAGCCACGGCCGCCCGCCGCTGGACGAGGTCGGGGTCCGCTTCGTCCCCGACGTCGGCGACTACGAGCTGATGAAGACCCGCCTGCTCAACGCGAGCCACTCGGCACTGGGCCACCTCGGCTCCCTGGCCGGGTACGACCGCATGGACGAGTTGATGGGCGACCCCGTGTTCGCCACGTACGTCGAGCGGCTCATGGACGACGAGGTCACCCCGCTGCTCCCCCAGCCCGACGGCGTCGACCTCGCGGACTACAAGCGCACCCTGCTGCAGCGCTTCGCCAACCCGGCCATCGCCGACCGCCTGTCCCGGCTGTGCCGGCGGGGCTCGGCCAAGCTGCCCCAGCACCTGCTGCCCTCGCTGCGCCAGTCGCTCGTCGAGGGCCGGCCGGCTCCCCTGCTCCTCCTCGCCGTCGCCGGCTGGTGCCGGTACCTGCGCGGCACCGACGACGACGGCCGCCCGCTGCCGCTCGAGGACCCGCGCGCCGACGAGCTCCGCGCCCTGGCGCTGGCGGGCGGCGGCGACCCGCGGCCGCTGCTCGGCGTCCGCGCGGTCTTCGGCGACCTCGGCGACGACCCGGTCGTCGTCGCCGCGCTGACCGGCGCGATCGAGACGATCGACCGGCTGGGCGCCCGCGCGGCGGTCGCCGCCGCCCTCGACGTCCCGGCCCTCCCCCTGACCCGATGA
- a CDS encoding M23 family metallopeptidase, giving the protein MAGRRRAQRSGDPRVPAPSRAQRPAPGPRRGPLLLTALVVGGLVAGVTGVSSASDTPTGSTSVLAAQMELATVGDDVETLPMASITVAEAEARLAEVAASRAERAAAEAAAAEAAREAARPKAVLPVDGARFTSGYGGRWGTFHYGIDLAAPMRTPEYAAMDGVVLRAGSASGFGLAVYVLHENGDVTVYGHMDSILVEPGQYVEAGETIALLGNRGQSTGPHLHFEVHQGGMNGKRIDPVPWLAARGVEV; this is encoded by the coding sequence ATGGCCGGTCGGCGTCGCGCTCAGCGCTCCGGGGATCCCCGGGTCCCCGCTCCCTCGCGTGCCCAGCGGCCGGCCCCGGGCCCGCGCCGCGGCCCGCTGCTGCTGACGGCCCTGGTCGTGGGCGGGCTGGTCGCGGGGGTCACCGGCGTCTCGAGCGCCTCCGACACCCCCACCGGGTCGACCTCGGTGCTCGCCGCCCAGATGGAGCTGGCCACCGTGGGGGACGACGTCGAGACGCTGCCCATGGCCTCGATCACCGTCGCGGAGGCCGAGGCCCGGCTGGCGGAGGTCGCCGCGTCCCGCGCCGAGCGCGCCGCCGCCGAGGCGGCCGCCGCGGAGGCGGCTCGGGAGGCCGCTCGGCCCAAGGCGGTGCTGCCGGTCGACGGCGCCCGGTTCACCAGCGGCTACGGGGGCCGGTGGGGCACCTTCCACTACGGCATCGACCTGGCGGCCCCCATGCGGACGCCGGAGTACGCGGCCATGGACGGCGTCGTCCTCCGGGCCGGCTCGGCCAGCGGTTTCGGGCTGGCCGTCTACGTCCTCCACGAGAACGGCGACGTGACCGTCTACGGCCACATGGACTCGATCCTCGTCGAGCCGGGCCAGTACGTGGAGGCCGGCGAGACGATCGCGCTGCTGGGCAACCGCGGCCAGTCCACCGGACCGCACCTGCACTTCGAGGTGCACCAGGGCGGGATGAACGGCAAGCGGATCGACCCCGTCCCGTGGCTGGCCGCCCGGGGCGTCGAGGTCTGA
- a CDS encoding pentapeptide repeat-containing protein, with translation MDPDERAFRREELSLTRKHNRATVVTALIIAVVSNAVVVGVALMTLRTTATQFELSSRASEYNDIIQGLSSSVGAVEINSIRRLGTFIEDRDNFADTERQHAEATNAVQTLAAYVKEKGSFTDGGLADYGSSHPPVVPPAISRLSILASNPSLGDNSVDLARVDMHGLRNLQEFRPSGADAYLPSVDLRGAFLWKMDLTGVDHSTLRRSFLTCADLRESKLGRTLLEFADLSGANLSDADLSQVRELTSEQLTGVTTNEGTRLPEGVEVPAGSSWSGDECRQRINDMTGFTPGTGYHPDIPCPAGREVCSARLPMP, from the coding sequence ATGGATCCCGACGAGAGGGCCTTCCGCAGGGAAGAGTTATCGCTGACGCGGAAGCACAATAGAGCAACGGTTGTCACCGCATTGATCATCGCCGTCGTATCGAACGCGGTGGTCGTGGGCGTGGCTCTCATGACCTTGCGTACAACCGCGACACAGTTTGAGTTGAGCAGCAGGGCCAGCGAGTACAACGATATAATCCAGGGACTCAGTAGCTCAGTCGGCGCGGTCGAGATAAACTCGATACGGCGACTCGGAACGTTCATTGAAGACAGGGACAACTTCGCGGACACAGAACGTCAACATGCCGAAGCGACAAACGCCGTCCAGACCCTTGCCGCCTACGTCAAGGAGAAGGGGTCCTTCACCGATGGGGGCTTGGCAGATTACGGAAGCTCACATCCTCCCGTGGTGCCGCCCGCAATCTCCCGGTTGAGCATACTGGCGAGCAACCCGAGCCTCGGCGACAACTCGGTGGATCTGGCACGCGTCGATATGCATGGCCTCAGGAACCTCCAAGAGTTCCGCCCCAGCGGGGCAGACGCGTACCTGCCTAGCGTTGATCTCCGGGGCGCCTTTCTGTGGAAGATGGACCTGACCGGTGTCGACCATTCAACCTTGCGGCGGAGTTTTCTCACGTGTGCCGACCTGAGGGAGTCGAAGTTGGGAAGAACTCTCCTCGAGTTCGCCGATCTGAGTGGCGCAAACCTGAGCGATGCTGACCTTAGTCAAGTCCGGGAATTGACTTCCGAGCAACTCACTGGGGTAACCACCAACGAAGGAACCCGCCTGCCCGAGGGTGTTGAGGTGCCAGCCGGATCATCGTGGAGTGGCGATGAATGCCGGCAGCGCATCAACGACATGACTGGATTCACCCCTGGTACTGGCTACCACCCCGACATCCCATGCCCAGCAGGACGGGAGGTCTGTTCGGCTCGGTTACCCATGCCGTAG
- a CDS encoding cyclase family protein: MRSDLFSAHTALSRRSALGLAGAAALGVAGLTGASPAAAAGPSEAMGGAGDDDAMFDVALAEGGGWAPSRYGPTDQRGTFNEVTAAKTASALRLLADGHPVKTYNLGDLMTNGFPAYRTTPPRVYEQRLTVLGYQPPAGFTEGGGILQSTDPLGANRVSVHEERFPQGHTYQIVTQLDGLNHIGVGPTFYNGFQGPDIATPSGTSRLGNEHMGPVVTRGILLDVLGLKLAEGASEALSRSRDGDPVLRDNYRITISDLRAAATRGGIRHIHPGDVVLLRTGWNKIARSEPERYVAQEPGIYLAEARFLADRRPAIIGSDSWALEVLGNPVVQAVFPVHQELLVKNGIRIGEGIITDELAADGVYEFVYLTTPQYAKGATAGNAPPAALGQPGRGRGQG; this comes from the coding sequence ATGCGTTCCGACCTGTTCTCGGCCCACACCGCCCTGTCCCGCCGCTCCGCACTCGGGCTTGCCGGCGCTGCCGCTCTCGGCGTCGCTGGTCTGACCGGCGCGTCGCCGGCCGCTGCGGCCGGACCCAGCGAGGCCATGGGCGGCGCGGGCGACGACGATGCGATGTTCGACGTGGCTCTCGCCGAGGGCGGCGGCTGGGCGCCGTCCCGCTACGGCCCGACTGACCAGCGCGGCACGTTCAACGAGGTGACGGCCGCCAAGACCGCCTCCGCCCTGCGGCTGCTGGCCGACGGCCATCCGGTGAAGACGTACAACCTGGGCGACCTGATGACCAACGGTTTCCCGGCTTACCGGACCACGCCGCCGCGCGTCTACGAGCAGCGGCTCACCGTCCTCGGGTACCAGCCTCCCGCCGGCTTCACCGAGGGCGGCGGGATCCTGCAGAGCACGGACCCGCTGGGTGCCAACCGGGTCAGCGTGCACGAGGAGCGCTTCCCCCAGGGTCACACCTACCAGATCGTCACCCAGCTCGACGGGCTGAACCACATCGGCGTCGGGCCGACCTTCTACAACGGCTTCCAGGGCCCGGACATCGCGACGCCCAGCGGGACGAGCAGGCTCGGCAACGAGCACATGGGGCCGGTCGTCACCCGCGGCATCCTGCTCGACGTGCTGGGCCTGAAGCTCGCCGAAGGAGCGAGCGAGGCGCTGTCGCGCAGCAGGGACGGCGATCCGGTGCTGCGCGACAACTACCGGATCACGATCTCGGACCTGAGGGCCGCGGCGACTCGGGGCGGCATCCGACACATCCATCCCGGCGACGTCGTGCTGCTGCGGACCGGCTGGAACAAGATCGCCCGGAGCGAGCCGGAGCGCTATGTGGCCCAGGAGCCAGGCATCTACCTGGCCGAGGCGCGTTTCCTGGCTGACCGGCGCCCCGCCATCATCGGCTCGGACTCCTGGGCGCTCGAGGTGCTGGGCAACCCGGTGGTGCAGGCCGTGTTCCCCGTGCACCAGGAACTGCTCGTCAAGAACGGCATCCGGATCGGCGAGGGCATCATCACCGACGAGCTCGCGGCGGACGGCGTCTACGAGTTCGTCTACCTGACGACGCCGCAGTACGCGAAGGGCGCAACCGCGGGCAACGCGCCGCCGGCCGCGCTCGGACAGCCGGGGCGCGGCCGCGGCCAGGGATGA
- a CDS encoding FAD-dependent monooxygenase, whose protein sequence is MVGVRYRRTDGDGTQAETELRALLTVGADGRNSAVRRAAGMSVVEFGAPLDVLWYRLPKAPGDPAGSFARLVPGRLLPMIDRGSYWQGAYTMPKGTVASLRAAGIEALRSDIRKAMPFLSSRLDTALRSWEDTGFLEVRVNRLRRWYRPGLLFVGDAAHAMSPVAGVGINLAIQDAVAAANALVAPLRRGTVGERDLRRVQRRRAFPTRVTQLVQRAVQRQMIRATGAPDRPAGVPLPLRLMSRVPLLLRLFSRFMAIGIRNEHVALP, encoded by the coding sequence GTGGTCGGAGTCCGCTACCGGCGGACGGACGGCGACGGCACGCAGGCGGAGACCGAGCTACGGGCCCTGCTCACCGTCGGCGCTGATGGGCGCAACTCCGCGGTCCGGCGGGCAGCCGGGATGTCCGTGGTCGAGTTCGGCGCCCCGCTGGACGTGCTCTGGTACCGCCTCCCCAAGGCGCCCGGGGATCCGGCCGGGTCCTTCGCGCGGTTGGTTCCCGGTCGGTTGCTCCCCATGATCGACCGGGGCAGTTACTGGCAGGGCGCCTACACCATGCCGAAGGGCACGGTGGCTTCGCTGAGGGCGGCGGGCATCGAGGCGCTGCGGTCGGACATCAGGAAGGCGATGCCCTTCCTGAGCTCCCGGCTCGACACGGCACTGCGCAGCTGGGAGGACACCGGCTTCCTCGAGGTCCGCGTCAACAGGCTGCGCCGCTGGTACCGGCCGGGCCTGCTGTTCGTCGGGGACGCCGCCCACGCCATGTCCCCGGTCGCGGGAGTCGGCATCAACCTCGCCATCCAGGACGCGGTGGCGGCAGCCAATGCGCTCGTCGCGCCCCTGCGGCGCGGCACCGTGGGGGAACGCGACCTCCGCCGGGTGCAGCGCCGCCGCGCCTTCCCCACCCGGGTCACGCAGCTCGTCCAGCGAGCGGTCCAACGACAGATGATCAGAGCAACGGGTGCTCCCGATCGACCCGCCGGGGTCCCGCTCCCCCTGCGCCTCATGTCCCGGGTTCCACTGCTGCTGCGGCTGTTCTCGCGGTTCATGGCGATCGGGATCCGCAACGAGCACGTGGCCCTACCGTGA
- a CDS encoding FAD-dependent monooxygenase, giving the protein MTQTPPTVTTVCIAGCGPAGAMLGLLLARAGIDVVVLEKHADFLRDFRGDTVHASTLQVLAELDLLDGFEELPQQPTSTITLMTDSGMVPLGDFTRLPGRFQRLSMVPQWEFLDFLTAEAERAPLVRPLPAGGGGGVGRGERHSGRSPLPADGRRRHAGGDRATGPAHRRR; this is encoded by the coding sequence ATGACCCAGACCCCTCCCACGGTCACGACCGTCTGCATCGCCGGCTGTGGACCAGCCGGCGCCATGCTGGGCCTGCTGCTGGCTCGCGCCGGCATCGACGTCGTCGTCCTGGAGAAGCACGCGGACTTCCTGCGCGACTTCCGTGGCGACACGGTCCACGCCTCCACGCTGCAGGTCCTCGCAGAACTCGACCTGCTGGACGGCTTCGAGGAGCTGCCACAGCAACCCACCAGCACCATCACGCTGATGACCGACAGCGGGATGGTCCCGCTGGGTGACTTCACCCGGCTACCGGGCCGATTCCAGCGCCTCTCGATGGTGCCGCAGTGGGAGTTCCTGGACTTCCTCACCGCTGAAGCCGAGCGGGCCCCCCTCGTTCGCCCTCTACCGGCAGGTGGAGGTGGTGGGGTTGGTCGAGGAGAACGGCACAGTGGTCGGAGTCCGCTACCGGCGGACGGACGGCGACGGCACGCAGGCGGAGACCGAGCTACGGGCCCTGCTCACCGTCGGCGCTGA
- a CDS encoding RidA family protein — translation MIERYGNTRGLHGLPVISQVVVHGDTVHLCGVTPDPSGDITAQTRQVLERVDELLSRAGTDRSRLLTAQVWLRDMALFGQHNAAWNEWVDQDNPPVRACVQSELWQPGLLVEVMVTAARA, via the coding sequence GTGATCGAGAGATACGGCAACACCAGGGGTCTCCACGGACTCCCCGTCATCAGTCAGGTCGTCGTGCACGGCGACACCGTCCACCTCTGCGGCGTGACCCCCGATCCATCCGGCGACATCACCGCCCAGACCCGCCAGGTCCTCGAGCGGGTGGACGAGCTGCTGTCACGAGCGGGGACCGACCGGTCGCGTCTGCTGACCGCGCAGGTGTGGCTGCGCGACATGGCGCTGTTCGGACAACACAACGCTGCCTGGAACGAATGGGTCGACCAGGACAACCCGCCCGTGCGGGCCTGCGTGCAATCCGAGCTGTGGCAGCCCGGCCTGCTGGTGGAGGTCATGGTGACAGCGGCGAGGGCGTGA
- a CDS encoding winged helix-turn-helix transcriptional regulator yields MLRVSKQNGSASENEAQGPRPGRAARGTRTGKPLLVAFDLLGRRWALRVVWELREEQLGFRALQERCEGMSSSVLRDRLAELVGARLIEADDDRRYRLSAHGAGLLDALRPLSAWADEWGGHTYRSPLSGRPGG; encoded by the coding sequence ATGCTTCGAGTGTCGAAGCAGAACGGTAGTGCTTCGGAAAACGAAGCACAAGGGCCGCGGCCGGGCCGCGCCGCGCGGGGTACACGGACGGGCAAGCCGCTGCTGGTGGCCTTCGACCTGCTCGGCCGTCGCTGGGCGCTGCGCGTCGTGTGGGAGCTGCGCGAGGAGCAGCTGGGCTTCCGCGCACTGCAGGAACGCTGTGAGGGGATGTCCTCCAGCGTGCTCCGTGACCGCTTGGCCGAACTCGTCGGCGCCCGTCTGATCGAGGCCGACGACGACCGTCGGTATCGCCTCTCCGCGCACGGCGCCGGCCTGCTGGACGCCCTGCGGCCGCTCTCTGCCTGGGCCGACGAATGGGGTGGACACACCTACCGCTCACCCCTGTCGGGTCGCCCCGGCGGCTGA
- a CDS encoding MFS transporter has translation MPHAGRSRPAGRAPSQVGHLDRLAGHGRPGGRGYDLVVYGTVVPLFLRDPGQIGEVTPALAGALGSYALIGVLVGALLAGSVADVIGRRKVMLTAYAWFSVGMALTALAASTTTFGLLRFVTGIGVGALVATTGALVAEFAPAGKKNLANAITYSGVPLGSLLAALLAILLLDVIGWRGMFWIGALPLVTLFPLAFLKMPESPAWLASRGRLDEAQAVSARTGVTLAEPRTEGPEVVAPVAEGRAGFAGLTGRTYLLPTFLLGLLSATGLLLVYALNTWLPELMGRAGFSTNGSLAFLLVLNGGAVLGALAASRFADRFGPKRVVAASFLFGAVALALLTVSLPLGVLLAFVAVVGLGTSGTQILIYGFVATYYRTNVRSAGVAWCAGFGRLGGIGGPLIGGLLVASGIALNTIFYVLTALAVVGALLTLVVPTADARHAQAARRTAPVALALEPGDLLARRAR, from the coding sequence ATTCCCCACGCAGGACGGAGCCGTCCGGCAGGACGTGCTCCGTCGCAGGTCGGTCACCTGGATCGTCTCGCTGGCCACGGTCGGCCTGGTGGTCGAGGCTACGACCTGGTCGTCTACGGGACCGTCGTCCCCCTCTTCCTGCGCGACCCCGGCCAGATCGGCGAGGTGACGCCGGCCCTGGCCGGGGCGCTGGGCAGCTACGCGCTGATCGGCGTGCTGGTCGGGGCCCTGCTGGCCGGCAGCGTCGCCGACGTCATCGGCCGGCGGAAGGTCATGCTCACCGCCTACGCGTGGTTCTCCGTCGGCATGGCACTGACCGCGCTGGCGGCGAGCACGACGACCTTCGGCCTGCTCCGCTTCGTCACCGGCATCGGGGTCGGCGCGCTGGTCGCCACCACCGGAGCGCTCGTGGCCGAGTTCGCACCCGCAGGGAAGAAGAACCTGGCCAACGCGATCACCTACTCCGGGGTGCCGCTGGGCAGCCTGCTCGCCGCCCTGCTGGCCATCCTGCTGCTGGACGTCATCGGCTGGCGGGGCATGTTCTGGATCGGCGCCCTACCGCTGGTGACGCTGTTCCCCCTCGCCTTCCTCAAGATGCCCGAGTCGCCGGCCTGGCTGGCGTCGCGCGGCCGCCTGGACGAGGCGCAGGCGGTCTCGGCGCGGACCGGGGTCACCCTCGCCGAGCCCCGCACCGAGGGCCCGGAGGTCGTCGCCCCGGTCGCCGAGGGACGTGCCGGCTTCGCCGGGCTGACCGGCCGCACGTACCTGCTGCCGACCTTCCTGCTGGGCCTGCTCAGCGCCACCGGCCTGCTGCTCGTCTACGCCCTGAACACCTGGCTGCCCGAGCTGATGGGCCGCGCCGGCTTCTCCACCAACGGGTCACTGGCCTTCCTGCTGGTCCTCAACGGCGGCGCCGTCCTGGGCGCGCTGGCCGCCTCCCGGTTCGCCGACCGGTTCGGCCCCAAGCGCGTGGTGGCCGCCTCGTTCCTGTTCGGCGCCGTGGCGCTCGCGCTGCTGACGGTCAGCCTCCCGCTCGGCGTGCTCCTGGCCTTCGTCGCCGTCGTCGGCCTGGGCACGAGCGGGACGCAGATCCTCATCTACGGCTTCGTCGCGACCTACTACCGCACGAACGTGCGCAGCGCTGGTGTCGCCTGGTGCGCCGGGTTCGGCCGCCTCGGTGGCATCGGCGGTCCGCTCATCGGCGGCCTGCTCGTCGCTTCGGGCATCGCACTGAACACGATCTTCTACGTGCTCACCGCACTGGCCGTCGTCGGCGCCCTGCTCACGCTGGTCGTGCCGACGGCGGATGCCCGGCACGCGCAGGCGGCCCGCCGGACGGCGCCCGTCGCGCTGGCCCTGGAGCCGGGCGACCTGCTCGCCCGCCGGGCGCGGTAG
- the catC gene encoding muconolactone Delta-isomerase — protein sequence MTELYAVRMDVALPPDMDPAARDDLLAREKAYSQQWQRSGHWPHIWRCVGQYANLSVFAVDSNEQLHQILWGLPLFPHMSITVTPLAAHPSDIAQDPAHKSTAQTPAQDDAAQ from the coding sequence GTGACCGAGCTGTACGCGGTGCGGATGGACGTCGCGCTGCCGCCGGACATGGACCCGGCGGCACGCGACGACCTCCTCGCCCGGGAGAAGGCGTACTCCCAGCAGTGGCAGCGCTCCGGCCACTGGCCGCACATCTGGCGGTGCGTCGGGCAGTACGCCAACCTCAGCGTCTTCGCCGTCGACAGCAACGAGCAGCTGCACCAGATCCTGTGGGGCCTGCCGCTGTTCCCCCACATGAGCATCACGGTCACGCCGCTGGCCGCGCACCCGTCGGACATCGCGCAGGACCCGGCGCACAAGAGCACCGCGCAGACCCCGGCGCAGGACGACGCGGCGCAGTAG
- the catA gene encoding catechol 1,2-dioxygenase has product MSAPTAPSPTAAGSGRNATERFAEKQRSTAQVDHARVSAIATNAITALHEVIREHRVTYAEYDALKAWLIRVGEDGEWPLFLDVWVEHVVEEVANADRKGAVGTIEGPYYIPGSPEFRSEGTLPMRDGEAGTPFVFQGTVTDLEGNPLDDARVELWHADDDGFYSQFAPGIPEWNLRGTILTGPDGRFAFTTVKPAPYQIPTDGSCGALIAAAGWHAWRPAHLHLKVSAPGKQLVTTQLYFAGGQHVEDDVAQAVKPELVLRPTPAASGTGEEVTYDFALDPA; this is encoded by the coding sequence ATGAGCGCACCCACCGCCCCCAGCCCGACCGCGGCCGGCTCCGGCCGCAACGCCACCGAGCGCTTCGCCGAGAAGCAGCGCTCGACGGCGCAGGTCGACCACGCCCGCGTCTCGGCCATCGCCACCAACGCCATCACCGCCCTGCACGAGGTCATCCGCGAGCACCGGGTGACGTACGCCGAGTACGACGCCCTGAAGGCGTGGCTGATCCGGGTCGGCGAGGACGGCGAGTGGCCGCTGTTCCTCGACGTGTGGGTCGAGCACGTCGTGGAGGAGGTCGCCAACGCCGACCGCAAGGGCGCCGTCGGCACCATCGAGGGCCCGTACTACATCCCGGGCTCGCCGGAGTTCCGCAGCGAGGGCACCCTGCCGATGCGCGACGGTGAGGCCGGCACCCCGTTCGTCTTCCAGGGCACGGTCACCGACCTCGAGGGCAACCCGCTGGACGACGCCCGGGTCGAGCTGTGGCACGCCGACGACGACGGGTTCTACTCGCAGTTCGCGCCGGGCATCCCGGAGTGGAACCTGCGCGGCACCATCCTCACCGGTCCCGACGGCCGCTTCGCGTTCACCACCGTCAAGCCTGCGCCCTACCAGATCCCGACCGACGGCTCCTGCGGCGCGCTGATCGCCGCCGCCGGCTGGCACGCCTGGCGCCCGGCCCACCTGCACCTCAAGGTGTCGGCCCCGGGCAAGCAGCTGGTCACCACGCAGCTGTACTTCGCGGGCGGGCAGCACGTCGAGGACGACGTCGCCCAGGCGGTGAAGCCGGAGCTGGTGCTCCGGCCGACCCCGGCCGCATCGGGCACCGGCGAGGAGGTCACCTACGACTTCGCGCTGGACCCCGCGTGA